Part of the Canis lupus dingo isolate Sandy chromosome 14, ASM325472v2, whole genome shotgun sequence genome, TTTTGGTCCTTTATGCCACTATCAGGGTCCACCTTACCAAGAGTGTTTATTCTGTTTATCATCCGAACCTCAAGACTACATTTCCCCATAAAATCATGTAATTATTACTTCAGATTCCAGTATCAACCCCAAAAGTCTATTAAACACAACATCCTAAAGTATAATCTTACTTAAACTAATTCCAACTTCTACTGATAAcattgttacttaaaaaaaaaaaaaatgcattcctaATTCTATTTACCTTTGAGCAGAGTTGGCTTTCCTCTAAATGAGCACCTGGAGTTAACTTCTcctaaaataaaaggcaacatcTGACATGTTTGTCATTCATTGCACCAATAGCTGGACAAAGCAAAGCTGTTACTATTGACACAAGGGCCCTGGTTTGAGATTCTGACAGATTATGTGAGGTTAAATGGTAAATCAGTCACTATTTTAATTGTACTTTCTAGGCCACACTGGTCCTTATGTGAGTAAATTTTTTCTGTTGCCCTATCAAACATTAATATCTTAAATACTATAGACTTGAAGaagataattatatttattttcaaaggtgGCTAAGGCTGTTCTATTTTACAGAATTAATGGAGAGCAGACAAGACATTACAAGCCAAGAAGAACTTTGGACAATGAAGCCTAGGAGAAACCTAGAAGAGGATGATTATTTGGTAATACATTAATAATAAGTAATTGAAATctagaaacagaattttaatgcTTCCTGTATTTCCTAGGGTTGTAACAGTGATTTTCACCCCAGCTGACAGGTATTTTCACTCTGATTCCTGTCACTGATACTGTGATGGGTAAGCATTCAGCATGGTGTATAAGAGAAATTGTACCTTGACTGTCACAGACTTAGCTGAATAACCTGAATAAGTCACTGAAAATCCTGGGCCTTggtttatctataaaataagaaagttgGAACAGATCAGCTTCAAGGCCCTTCCAATTCCTTCTAACTTTCTGCATATCTAAGTCTCTTAAAAGAGTCatcagcaggggcacctgggtggctcagttggttaagcatctgtctgccttctgctcaggttctgggatcaagccttgcatggggcttcctgctcagcagggagtctgcttctctctctgtactctctctctcaataaataaaaaatcgttttaaaaaaatagttttgtaagCATGCATTTTTTCATAGTTGTTATGGCAGCTTACCAAGAGATCATCAAGTTAATTGATGATTCACTGTTTAAACAAATagattcagggtttttttttaatttatttactcatgagagacacacagagaggcagagacacaggcaaaaagagaagcaggctccatgcagggaggctgatgcggtactccatcctgagactccaggatcacaccctgggccaaaggcagacgctcaaccactgcaccaATGCCGCAAGGCATCCCAATTCAGTTTTGAAATAAGAATCACTTCCTACTTTTGTATCACCTGAAAATTAAAGGTTTCTTACTACATTATTTGACTGAAAAAGTGGTGGAAATTTTGGTTCCAAACTCTTTTTGCCTTTCAAAATGATATCAACcgcagtttttaaagaaattattttaaaaataaataaataaataaataaaataaattattttatcttaattattttaataggaaagataatgtatataataattttatatggtattctttaaattgtttttgttgttttaataggAATAATAAGATCACAGGTACATATTCTATAAAATaagtatgaataaaataaaatcattttcatttttcaaattaaccATCTTACTTGCTGTTCtataatttttcatcattaacCAGAAAATTGATCTCAGTTGAGTACTTAGATTGTTTTAACATGCAGAGATGACAGAAGCTGTATCATGCTCAACTCCCTTCTAAATGCAGCAACTGGAAAAAGCATTGGAATAACAGTGATTTATCATGGAAAGTAAAAGTCAAATGGTGAAATGCTACTTTTAAACACTAAAAATTATAGAGAACTGTGTGAATTAAAGTTAATCTGactaaatgaggaaatgaagaagaTTATCCCATCAtgttaaacattaaaatgttatgATTCTACATAGAGAACTATAACAAATAAGGAATAACATATTGgatgaaaaagtaaatttattcaTCAGAACAACAAATTATGAAACATCCTAAGTTCttctttaaaagtgttttttttttaatttgctgataTGTCAGTTAgggaaatgacaaaatattcaatataaccttttttgaatttttgactGCTTAGAAATGCAACTGGGTAAACAAGTATAACTTTCTTAGGAAGTAGATCATCTCTATGGGATTTAACTGGGTATCTAACCTTTGTACCTTCTGATAGAGTATTTGTCAATTACTtatacaatgagatattttagaaatacaaaagcAAAGTACAGCatgatagaaattatatatttttatagttgtaATGACTGTACTATTCCTAATTCTTTGTACTCAAATTAATGAAGAATTCACTCTTCAGTTCTTAGTGGAGAGTTATCCGATTACcaataagaatattataaaataaattcaaccaTTACAATACAAGTTTTACTATTTTCATCAAAGATTACTGgattgtttttcaattttaattcccTCTTACATTATTCCATTCTTTCATGCCTTCAGGACAGAAACACAGTGGTCTCAGCTTTGATGGAGATAgcttctgtcttttaaaaaaaagcatgtattcttttgtcttaaagaaaaatgaataacagAAATTGACAAAGAATCCCAGCATAGCTAAAGCTACCTTTGATCAGTGCTATGTAGACTATGACATCTTTAGCTAACCAGTACCCAAAAGCAAGGTTCTGAATGTCCTTTCTTACTGATAAACTaattacttattttgcttattgtgCTTAAGAGAAATCCCATTGTTTGTTTAAgatgttgattttctttcctttgtaggATAAGGACTCAGGAGACACCAGAGTGCTGAAAAGACCTGTGCTTTTGCACATGCATCAAACAACCCACTTTGATGAATTTGATTGTCCTGCCGAGCTTAAGCACAAACAAGAACTCTTTCCAATGTGGCGCTGGCCAGTTAAAATTGCTGCTGTCATCTCATCTCTGACTTTTCTTTACACTCTTCTGAGGGAAATAATTCACCCTTTTGTaacttcccaccaacagtatttTTACAAAATTCCAATCCTGGTCATCAACAAAGTCTTGCCAATGGTTTCCATCACCCTCTTGGCACTAGTTTATTTGCCAGGCGTGATAGCAGCTGTTGTACAGCTTCATAATGGAACCAAATATAAGAAATTTCCACATTGGTTGGATAGATGGATGTTAACAAGAAAACAATTTGggcttctcagtttcttttttgctGTCCTGCATGCAATTTACAGTTTATCCTATCCAATGAGGCGATCCTACAGATACAAGTTGCTAAACTGGGCATATCAACAGGTACGGCGACAATGTTGACAATATCGCTAAACTAAAGAATCCAAATCAtctaataaataaacactttcttattttaaaaacctcttttgAAGTGCTGTGTTGGGAATGTAATCTGCATTAACTCTTCACGGGAGCTTAGTTATATTTAGCTTCACACTGAGTTTACACTGAAAATAGTAAACTCCAACTTTAACAACATAAACACCTATTTTGTTCATGGACAGGGCCACATAGCAACCTCCCGCCACCCTCCCAAGATGACTTTTTAATGCTTATTGTTCTTAtttaccacacacacatgcacattacAATCCTAACCATCAAGTAACTATTAAAACAGATTATATACATGTTGCATTCAAGGAAAGAGACTGATAGCTCCTATGTCATTTCTCATAGAAAAATGCACAAAGTCACAAATTTGTGGAGGCTCCTAGTTATCAGGCCCTCCATTGTAGACAGAAGGAATGTAGGAGGAGATTCATCTGCTGGAAACAAATGTTTGcatatctctttcttcttttcacccCCTGGTAGGTccaacaaaataaagaagatgcCTGGATTGAGCATGATGTTTGGAGAATGGAAATTTATGTGTCTCTGGGCATTGTGACTCTTGCAATTCTGGCTCTGTTAGCTGTGACATCTATTCCATCTGTGAGCGACTCTTTGACATGGAGAGAATTTCACTATATTCAGGTAAACTATATGTAAAATAACTGGTCCCTCAGAGAGGTGAATCttttttgtaattataatatCATCAAGTATATTGACTTTACcccataaaaaataacaaatggttTTCCAATAGCAAAGTTCCCACACTTGTTTCAATTCAATAATATGCTTTCCAATCATTTTCCCTTCTAAATGAAAGTATTTCTAAATGGAAGTATTTTCTAgacataaataaaaggcattagtaaaaaatatatatatctaacaTTTGAAACTTGTTAGACAATTTTCTATCCATCTAATAACTACACAGGTGATATTTTAGGAATTTAATATCCACGGTTTATTAGttccccccaaataaaattattcttttgccTGTCCCCTGATTTTATGTATGCCTTTTAAGTTACACTTAAAAGTGTACTATCTATAGATAGTGGTACTATCTGTAAAAACATATCTTCTTGAAATACAGTTTTATCTATCAAAAATATTCTAATAGCTaattttaaggacttttttccAACTTACATTTTATGTAGATTACTGGAAGTTTCTCAGTATTCTGGAATTCAAAAGTATCTCTCATTTACTGAGTTTAATCTGCTAGTGGTAGATTATGCCCTAAAAAGAGCAGTGTGTCAGAACTCACAGGGAGATCCATGTCTGACAGGATTCAAAGGACTCAATTTAATTTAGTCGTAGCACtgcccagatttttaaaaatatgtagcttTAGCTTATATAGATGGACATTTTTGGGAATCCCTACAAAGTCAGACATTTTCCTACTATCCCTTCTACATGTCTATACATATACTCCTACAGACACTTTATCAGGACAGGGAAATATGTCTGTGTCTGAATTATTATAATGGAGCTTAGAAATGGTGCCACATGCATAGTATTTGATGATTTTGTAGGCTCAGCTTGATAGCCACTAGAGTTCTCTGTTCctcaataaattcctttcttcctaCACTTGATCACACATATGCTGAGCATCACGTTTTAGGTTTAATTAAGAATTCAGCCACTGCATCTTGACTACCCAGACCATTCTACTGTGTACACAATACCTACCTACCCATAATATGTATTCAGTACACATTTGGTAAAATTAATCTTCAACCAATCACATATGTTTTTCAATTAATAACCTAGAAACTTCATTTAGAATTCAAGAATTAGTTATTCTATGATTTACTTTGgagatttatatttgaaaatataaacttaGCTATTTGATTGTATTCATTGGGGCTTAAGAGTGCTTACTGCTGAATAATTGTGAGTTGGATTCATTCTGGCAGGCTAATGACCATTTCCAGTAAAGTGAATAGAAGTCAAAACTTATCTAGAAGAGCTATTGTCAGAATGCCATAAAAATACATAGGTAAACAACTATTTTTAAGCAGCCTTTTCTGGATAGTGCCAAGTATCCCAATGCAAGTTGaaatttttcttcacatcttcataTCTCTGTGTTGTTTAAACAGTGAAAATAATTGTTGGCACTTTTCCATTTTATCAGGATGTTTGATTTTTAACATAGGCCAAGCTCATTCACTTTAGTATTTATTCGCATACCAAAATCAGTTACTTTAGTTGCTTTCATACTTGATAAAGATCACTGATATCAAATTGATTTTTACACAATTGTCAGTCAAcctattaatatttactgagcacctaaaATACACAAATCATTGTGTTGATTCTGTAGGGAACCCATGGTGAGTAAAAGTCCTTGATTTTAAATGTCTCTTGATAGGCAGAATGGAGGCAAATGCTTAAGGGACAAAGCAccataaaataaatgtcagaagATAGATGACAAagtgtggagaaaagaaagacaatgttATTGGTTAGCTGAGGTTGAAAGGAGATTGTGAACTTTCTCAACTTAACTTGGGGACAGAGACATTATGCAAAGTTAAGGAGGTGAGGTGGGGATGTGTGAAAAGAATGTAAAGATGTGAGTGGACATTGTTGAGaaatataataaggaaataatcaCAGATGAATGAAGGAATTTGCAAGCAACAGAACAGATCTAGATGAGGTAGGATGGAACAAAGTCTTACTGAACCAATCCCAccaagatcctttttttttttttttcttttgcagagcAAGCTAGGAATGGTTTCCCTTCTATTGGGCACAATACATGCATTGATCTTTGCCTGGAATAAATGGGTAGATATAAAACAATTTGTATGGTATACACCTCCAACTTTTATGATAGCTGTTTTCCTTCCAATCGTTGTCCTGATATGTAAAGCCATACTCTTCCTGCCGTGCTTGAGGAAGAAGATACTGAAGATTAGGCATGGTTGGGAAGACGTcaccaaaattaataaaactgagatGTCTTCCCAGTTGTAGAATTACTGTTTACACACATTTTTGTTCCTTATTGATTACTATAAACATTTCagatttgtatttgtttaataaaatgacCACTTGAGGGTCTTAATGTATCTCTTAATGTTTATGTGTCATGAGTTTGAAGCAGGTGTagttttttgtagattttaaattttgactgAAAGCAATAAATAATCTTTAGTACAATCTCTATGTTCaatagaaaaaagcataaaaaaacaaTCACATCTGATATGTCAGACTATGtagcattataaataataaaaggaagcCCTCGCAGTACCAGTCCTCATTAAAAGGTATCATGAGCCatgaaaaaatgtattatctGAATCTACCATGCAGGTATAGCCAGTATTTATGACTGTTGTTAAACATGGGTCTCATTTTCCTGTAACCGGGTATTATTCATGAAACACCAATTACAAAAAAACATACAGACTGTGTCTACATAAGTAAAGCAACAGAATAGCATCAGATGTACATCCAGGCAAAATAAAACTCAGGCTGcccaggaggaaaaaataaatccactttTGTATATGAGTTATGTAGAACTCAGTTCAGCATCATATATTGCTGAAAGCATACTTTGAACCAGTTCCTCAAAAAGCAAAGTATACATCTGCTTTCAGAAATCACTAACCCAACATAGTATACTTCAGAGATTTTTATAATTAGCAAAACCAACTATAAACCATATCTTTTATATAGATAAACCACTTATTATGATTAAGAACAGTAGGGCTGTGCTAATGatacaaattaggaaaaatagCACCTTcactgagttttcatttttaaaaaacttttattctgttaaaaaaaaaaaggatgattcttggggcacctgggtagatcagttggttagcatccaactcttcagttcagggttgtgagatcaagccccacatcgtcgttaaatctgcttaagattctctctccccttcccctccccccaccaaaaaaataaagaaatatattttttaagattttatttattcatgagagacacagagagagagaggggcagagacacaaacagagggataagcaggctccatgcagggagcccgacgtgggactccatcctagggctccaggatcaggccctgggctgaaggcggcactaaactgctgagccacctgggctgcgccaataaataaatttttaaataaaggacaGTTCTTCATTTATTACATGGCTGCTAAGGAGCCTTCTGGAGTATACATATGAGTCCTATGCACTCTTGAGATTCAGACTTACGGAGACAGATCTATCCCTCCAGTTAGTGAAGAGTTCAGAGTAGCATAATTGAAAACAGCAGACGATAAGGCCGTTGATAAAAATTCACCATTAGAGAAGGAATCTAGGGCTTTAGAATGGCAAAGCAGATTCTTCAAGGGGATATACCAGTGGTACCTCTTCAGTAAGTGTGTGATGCATGTCGCATACCCTTACTAACCAGCCCTGGGATGCTGTAATCAAGTACCTGCCCTCTCAATTGCATTGCATGAAGCATAGTGGCAACATCCCCAGTACTGAGAGGGAGAAATCAATTCCAGCCTTCCTGGCACCAAGACATCATGGACACTGCAGCTTGGGAATAGGATTTCAACCTGAAGCAGCATCTTGATAAAGCTATCAGAGACAACAGCTGAGTTCTAGTATGGTTATTGGGAGTCTTTTTCTGTTAGCCATGGTAATACACAACAGCAGGCCTATTCTGAAGCACAGAATTTACCCATCAGGGAATTCCCAATGATAGAAGGAAAAGAGTCTACAAGGACCTTAAAAGTAAGGCATAAAAACATGTAGATTCAATTTGGTACTCATAGGCTTTTGAGAACCGGACCATCTactctttgtatcttttttgaattttttacaaTGGTTGGATAGTATTGTTattagaagaaaatgataaaagttgtcttaaaagaatgaatattctgGCAATGAGCTTGGATTTCCTTCTACTCAATGGACATTTATAGAGCACCTCCCCTATTTCAGGCCCTCTGATATATCAGAGGATGATATATCAAGATAGAAATGACCTAGTCCCTACTCACAGTCTCATAGGGAAGACAAGTGTTAGGCCAGCAATGGATTCTAGGCTTACTGGTATCCCTAAGGAGGAAATGACCAGTTCTGTCTAGAAAGACAAAGTCAGAAAAGTATGAGGTTgaagcgaaaagaaaaaaaaggaaaaatctgaaataaagtaTAAGAGTCATTCAAAGAGAATGGGAAGATAGGTAGCTCTGTGAGCAGCATGGAGGTGTGAAGTGATGGGATAAGATGTGTTAAAGGACTAAAGTCCTGGAATAGCATATATGAAGGAAACACCAGATTGGGTAGGGACACAGGCCAGATAGATCAACAAGGTCCTTGCATGACATGAAGCTTAGTTTGGACTTTTgcatttcaaaaagatttatctGTAGACTATCCAGTAGACAGATTTGATTGTGGGGTCAAAGGATGAAGGCAAGTTGGAAGACTAGAAGACTATCTCAGGAAACAATTGCAATCTCCCAGGACagaaatagttaattttttaaacgAAGGTTCTTACAGAGGGGATGGATAAAAAAGGGAGCTAATCAAATGTGGTAGAAAGGCACAATTTCCAGGAATTCATGACCAATAAAATATGGGGAGTGAGAGGGAAGTAGGCAGTTAGAATGAGAATTCTAGGATTCAGTTAGATTGGATGACTTAAAAAATGATGCCATGGCATTATTTACAGTGGCCAAGAAAtgggagcaacccaagtgtccatccacagatgaatggataaagaacacacacacacacacaaacatattcgcacaggaatattattcagccataaaaaagaatgaaattttgctacTTACAGCAACTTGCAGTGGATGCAATCTAGACAGTATAATACTGAGATAAGTCAATCAAGGACagacaccatatgatttcactcacatgtggaatttaagaaacaagcaaaagagagtcaaacaaaaaacagactcaaatacagGGAACAAATGGATGATTACCAGGGAGAGGTAGATGGGGGggatgaaataggtaaaggggatgaAGAATATGCTTATTGTGATGAgcgctgagtaatgtatagaattgatgTTTGGGGGGGggctttgcttgcttgctttagtGGGGCGGGAGGGCAacgagagagggggaaaaagaatcccaaacaggctccaggcccagcagggctcaatctcacaaccccaagatcatgacctgagccaaaaccaagaatcagacactcaaccgactgagccacccagacgcccctagaattgttgaatcactatattgtatacctgaaactaatataacactgtttgttaactctactggaatttttaaaataaataaaaatgaatgaacaaatgcatgCATGAAGATGGTATGAAACAGAATCGGGAATTCTACAGAAGAAGCAGATCTtgtaaccaaaacaaaaaccacaagaGTGGTCTGTACATTGTATGCTGTTTACAGTCATCTCGGTTGCTCAAGGATGCCGTGTGGTTTTTTTAGTTTCAGCATACACAAATGTAACTATGAAAGGCATACAATTTGGGgcagtgagaaaaaaagaaaaatatttcccagcTCCTTTGataggtgattttattttagtgaaactGCTGATACAATTAACATGATTGTGGAAACCGTCACATTGTCTCACTGGAGCTCAAAGAATAGCAAGTAGAAAAGCTGCTGGCCAGGAGCCCAAAACCTTCCTTCCCCGGAGCTTCCTTTTCTACTTAAAATGAGGTCTGCCtagggtttattttctttatgcttttgcTCTACAGGAATCTTACagt contains:
- the STEAP1 gene encoding metalloreductase STEAP1, whose amino-acid sequence is MESRQDITSQEELWTMKPRRNLEEDDYLDKDSGDTRVLKRPVLLHMHQTTHFDEFDCPAELKHKQELFPMWRWPVKIAAVISSLTFLYTLLREIIHPFVTSHQQYFYKIPILVINKVLPMVSITLLALVYLPGVIAAVVQLHNGTKYKKFPHWLDRWMLTRKQFGLLSFFFAVLHAIYSLSYPMRRSYRYKLLNWAYQQVQQNKEDAWIEHDVWRMEIYVSLGIVTLAILALLAVTSIPSVSDSLTWREFHYIQSKLGMVSLLLGTIHALIFAWNKWVDIKQFVWYTPPTFMIAVFLPIVVLICKAILFLPCLRKKILKIRHGWEDVTKINKTEMSSQL